CTGCAGGGGCAATATGGGGCCCGCAGCACCCGGAGGAGCCCCTCGGATCCCTCCTCTTCCACCATGTACGTGGCGGCTCCCATCCGTCTGGAGGGTGAGCTGGTGGGGGTCCTGTCCGTGGGCACCGCCACCGCCAGCCTGGTGCCCTTCGCCGAGCGCAGTGAACGGACGGTCTATCGGGCGGGCCTGCTCCTGATGGGAGCCGCCCTGCTCCTGGGGGTGGGGCTGACGCTCTGGCTGACGCGCTCGCTGGCCCGGCTCCAGGCCTATGCCCGGCAGGTTTCCGAGGGGCGGAGGAGCCCCCTGCCTCGGCTTTCGGGAGAGCTGGCGGATCTGGGCCGGGCCCTGGAGACCATGCGGGAAAAGCTGGAGGGCCGTCACTATGTGGAGCGCTATGTGCAGGCCCTCACCCACGAGCTGAAGAGTCCCCTGGCCGGGATCCATGGAGCCGTGGAGCTTCTGGAGGAGCAGCCCCCAGAGCCGGAGCGGAGCCGCTTCCTGGGGCATATCCGGGAGCAGGATGAGCGTCTCCAGCGTCTGGTGGGGAAGATGCTGGAGCTGGCCTCCCTGGAGAGCCGACAGGCGCTGGAGCGGAGTGAGCGGGTCTCCCTGCTGTCGGTGGTGTCGAGTGTCCTCCGTGCCCAGGAGGAGCGCATGGCCCGCGGGGGGATCGGGATCGACCTGGAGCTGCCCCGGGAGGCCTGGACGGAGGGGGATCCCCTGCTGCTGGAGCTGGCCCTGGCCAACCTCCTGGACAACGCCCTCGACTTTTCGCCGCCTGGGTCCCGGCTCCACCTGCGGCTGGAGCCCGCGGGCCAGGGTCACCTCCTTGTCCTCCGGGATGAGGGACCTGGCCTCCCGGATTACGCCCTGCCTCGGGTCTTCGAGCTCTTCTACTCCCTGCCCAGGCCGGGCTCCGGGCGCAAGAGCACCGGGCTGGGCTTGCAGCTGGTGCGGGAGGTGGCGCTGCTCCACGGTGGGGGTGTCCAGCTGGCCAATCGCCCGGAGGGGGGTGCAGAGGCCCGGCTCTGGCTTCACACAGACTTCACCTGACTTCATCGTCTTCCCGTGCTGGGCTCCCAGGCTTGGGCATCCCAAGGAGGAAGCCCATGAAACGCCCACTGTTCTGGAAGTCCCTGACCGTCATCGGTCTGACCCTGCTGCTGCTCCTGCCTCTGTGGGCGATCCAGGGCCTGGTGAGCGCAAGGAGCAGTCGCCAGGCGGAAGTCGAGCGGAACCTGGCGGAGACCTCTGCCGACCGCCAGCGGCTGGTGGGGCCTCTGCTGGCCCTGGACTACACAGCCACGGAGACCCGCTGGGTGCCCGGGGAGCAGAACCAGAAGGGGCACTGGGAAGAGGAGCTGGTGTCCCGGACGCTCCTGCTGGCACCCCGGCGGAGTGGCCTGATGGGCAAGGTCGGGGTGGAGGAGCGGTACCGCGGGCTGTACAAGGCCCGGGTCTTCCGCCTGGAGGGCGCCTTTGAGGGTCAGCTCGAGGTGCCGGCCGCACCCCCGCTCCCCGCCGGGCTCCGTTCCCCCCACTGGGGCCCGGTGCGGGTGCTGCTGGGGGTGAGCGACCTGCGGGGCGTCCAGGGACATCCTGAGCTCCGGTGGGAGGGTGGGGCCTCGCCCTTCCGTCTTGTTAAGCCATCCCGGGAGCTGGGGCGCGGCCTCGAGGCGGAACTGGGGGACTTCGCGGTCCTCGCAGGGCGCCGCCTGAGCTACCGCATTCCGGATTTCCGGCTGCTGGGCACCCAGGTCCTGGCCTTGGCTCCGGTGGCGGAGGACAACGAGCTCAGCCTGGAGTCCCCCTGGGCAAGTCCCAGCTTCGGGGGCCGCTTCCTGCCTGACAGCCGCGAGGTGACGGGCAAGGGCTTCAGGGCCCACTGGCAGGTGGCCGGGCTGGCCCGGGACCTCGGGGCCATCCTCGGGGAAGGCCCTGGGCAGGAGGCCGAGGTTCTCTCGGTGGGCTTCGTCGAGCCGGTGAACATCTACCTCCAGGCCGAGCGCGCCACCAAGTACGGCTTCCTCTTTGTGGCCCTGGTCTTCGCGGCCTTCTTCTGCTTCGAACTGCTCAAGCGCCTACCCATCCATCCTATGCAGTACCTGCTGGTGGGGCTCAGCCTGGCGCTCTTCTTCCTGCTGCTGCTGAGCCTCTCCGAGCACGTACCCTTCCGCACCGCCTATGGCCTGGCAGCCCTGGCCAGCATCCTGCTCCTGGTCTTCTACCTGGCGGGGGTCCTGGGGGGCTGGCTCCGGGCCCTGGGCTTCGGGGGTATCCTGGTGCTGCTCTACGGTGTCCTCTATGCCCTCCTGGTCTCGGAGGACAATGCCCTGCTCATGGGCTCAGTGCTCCTCTTCGCGGTCCTGGGCGGGATCATGGCGGCCACCCGTAGCCTGGACTGGTACGGTGCGGGTGCGCCGCTGGAGCGGGGTTGAGGACTATCCCGAGAAGGGGGGACCGCCCGGTCGCTGCGCGCCCTCTGCGTCCCCCCTTGGACCCCCATGCGATGTCATGGCGGAGCCACGACACCGCATCGAGCCCGAAAAGGGGGGATCGTCAGGTCGCTGCGCGCCCTCTGCGTCCCCCCTTGGACCCCCATGCGATGTCATGGCGGAGCCACGACACCGCATCGAGCCCGAAAAGGGGGGATCGTCAGGTCGCTGCGCGCCCTCTGCGTCCCCCCTTGGACCCCCATGCGATGTCATGGCGGAGCCACGACACCGCATCTCAGCTAAGCTCCCAGGCCTCCAGCACCCGGGGCTTGGGCGGCCCGGGGATGAGCTCCATGAGCCAACCCCGCAGGTCGTCCAGGCCATCCCGGGAGAGGGCGCAGGTCATGGCGGCGCCAGGGTGGAGGCGCTTGAGGTCCAGGCGCTGGGGGCGGGTGAGACGGTCGATCTGGTTGAGCACCAGGAGCCGGGGGATCTCGCCGCAGCCGATCTCTTCCAGCGTGGTGTCCACCACCTTGAGGTGATCCTCCAGTTCCGGGTGGGCGGCGTCGGCCACCACCAGGAGGGCATCGGCGGTGCGGACCTCCCCCAGGGTGGAGCGGAAGGCCGCCACCAGCTGGTGGGGGAGCTTGCGGATGAATCCCACGGTATCGGACACCAGCACGTGGCGGGGTAAACCTGTCTCGGGGTCATCTCCCAGCCAGGCCTTGCGGGTGGTGGTGTCCAGGGTGGCGAAGAGCATGTCCTGGGGTTCGCCTTCGCCGGTGAGGGTCTTGAGGATGCTGGTCTTGCCGGCGTTGGTGTAGCCTACCAAGCAGACCCGGGGGACCCCCGGGGTCCGCCCCTGGCGCTGGGTGCCCCGCACCTTCTCCAGGTGGGCCAGTTCCTTCTTGAGCTGGCTGATCCGCAGGCGGGTCATGCGGCGGTCCACCTCGATCTGGGTCTCGCCGGGGCCACCGCGCAGGCCGACGCCTCCCCCCTGGCGCTCCAGGTGGGTCCAGGCGCCCTTGAGGCGGGGCAGCTCGTATTCGAAGCGGGCCAGCTCGACCTGAGCCTTGGCCTCCCGGGTCTGTGCCCGGAGCTCGAAGATGGTCAGGATGAGTCCCGTGCGGTCCAGGCACTCCATGCCCGTGGCCTTCTCGATGTTGCGCACCTGGCTGCCCGAGAGCTCGTCATCACAGATGAGCATGGTGGCGCCCTGGCGCCGGGCCTGGGCGGCCGCTCCCTCCAACTGGCCCTTGCCGAAGAAGGTTCGGGCTTCCAGCTGGGAGCGCTTCAGGACTTGCTGGCCCACCGCCTCCATGCCGCAGGCTCGGGCCAGCTCGGCCAGCTCGGCCAGGTGATCCTCCACATCCCGTTCCCGGTCCTGGGGCCCCAGATGGGCCAGAAGATAACAGCGGATGGGGATATCACTCATAGAGTCCGGGGGTCCTTCCGAAGGATATACAGGATAGCGGAGAAAAGCGTGTGCTATAGAATGGGGCCAACAACCAGCGGCGTCGATCCGGCGTGGGGAATTCATAATCGGGAGCGAAATGGCCCTGTTCAGCTTCGGTAAGGAGAAACGCGACGGTGAGTCCACCGAGACCGTGCTCGCCTATCTGGAGGATGCCCAGCGGGTGCGTGCGCAGGTCACGGTGCTTGATGCCCGGAAGAAGTCTGTGCAGGCCCTCATCCAGGGCGTGAACGACAGCGAGTCCACGGCGACCCTTCAGCTCCTGGGTCCTCTTCCGGGTCTGGAGAAAGGGGCCAAGGTGGAGCTCGTCTTCCAGGCGGACTCCCTGCGGATCGGAGGCGCCACCAAGATCCTGGAGCTCCGGGCCCCGACTCTGGTGGTGGAGCTGCCCGAGACCCTGCAGCTCATGGAGCGCCGCAGGACGCCCCGGGCCCGTCTCAACCCCAAGGAGGGGGCCACTCTGACGGCGCTCACCAGCCTCTTTGAAGGGGTGGGCTTCACGGGCCTCCTGGAGAACATCTCCGAGGGGGGGTGCCGGGTCCGGGTCGAGAAGGCCATGAATATCAAAGATCAGAAGCCCCTGCCCCAGAGTGAGGCCCTCTTTCCGGTGGGGCATGCCTTCATGCTCCTCAAGCTCAACAAGGTCCCCAAGTGCACCCAGGTGATGGAGATGGCCGGGAAGGTGGCCTATCTGGAGTCCGGTGCGGGTGGCCTGCTGGTGGGGCTTGCCTTCGAGAAACCCCGCGCAGATCTGGCGGCCATGATCCGGAATCTGGTGGGCTCCCGGACCACCACGCCTCCCAGCACCCTCCCGTCCAAGGCCCGGCGCAAGCAGGAGAACGGGATAGAGCGGCTGGGGAGCGAGGGGCCCTCAGCCCCAAGCTCGCGTCCGGTGGAGACCGCCCGGCCCTTCCCCCCTGCCCCTCCTCCCGCACCGGCGGAAGCCCAGGTGGAGGGAAGCCCTGCCGCGCCGCCCGAGCCACAGCCCGAGGCCCCGCCCCGGAACCTGGCGCTCATCCGCCTGAAGAAGCGCTCCCGGGCCGTTGTGGCCCAGGTCTCGGATCCCGGCCATGCCGAGGGGCTCAAGGGCTTCCTGGAGGCCCAGGGCTTTGGTCGGGTGCTCATGGCTCCAGGGTTGGGCGAGCTGCGGGAACTCCTGCGCCAGCCCAACCTCGGAGTTCTCCTCCTGGACTGCGAGCTCTCCTTCATGGATCTCCTGGAGGAGGTCCGCTCCCTGATGGACGAGTTCCACAACCTCCCCCCCATCATCCTCGCTGCGGAAGAAGTCTCCCGTGGCACTGTCCTCGCCGCCCACCGCGTCGGCGTCAGCCAACTTCTGGTCAAGCCCTACGCCCTGGATGAGGCCTTCAATTCGACTCTGGAGGATCTGCTGGAGTAGGGCGACAGGGGGAGCGTGCCCCCTCTCTTCTCGAGGGCCTGCTGGAGGGAGGCGCGGCTGCTCCTGGCTTCAGGCCTGGCAGAGGCCTGGAGCTGCGGAGAGGAGCTGGGCGCCGCAGGTGGTCTTGTGGCCCACCAGGGCCACGGGGACGCCATCCAGGGTGAGGGTGGGGTCGCCCTCAGCGACGGTGCAGCCGCTGTGGCCCTTGATGGGGCAGGAGCAGGGATCGCCCATGAGGGCGACGGGGATGCCTCCCACGGTCATGCGCCCCGAGGCGGCGAGGACCTTGCCTCCATGGCTGGTGGGGTCCCCCAGGCGGATGAAGTCTCTGGACATGGGCACTCCTGTGCGGGTTCGGGTCAGGCTGGGGGTTCTTCGGGGGGGCGGGCGAGGAGCAGGAGGGCCTGGTCGGGGTCCACCAGGTCAGCCCAGGCGGCGACCTCGCCGGAGGCCACCGCCAAGCCGGCAAGGGCGTTCCCGAGCAGGCCCGTCACGGGGCCGGTGTCGCCGATGCGGCGCTGGAGGTCGTAGGTCCCCTGGACCAGATCCCGGTCCACACCGCACTCGGTGAGGGCCCGGAGATAGGGAATGGCGGTGTGGTGGTCGGGATGCCCAGCCCCATGGAGAAGGGGGCCGATCTCGGGGTCCTGGGCCCGGGTGCAGAGGGCCCGCCAGCCCTGGGCCAGGGCCTTGGCCCTGGCGGCGTCCCCTTTTTCCGGAAGGGGGATCTGCTGGGGGCGATGGAGAAGGGCCTGCACAGGGAGGGCGAAGAAGCGCTCGAGGAGAGGCAGGCTCCAGGGCTCCGGGAGGCGCTCGGTGGGGCGGTAGCTGGTCCCCCGCTTGAGGATCGGTTCCCGTTCCCAGGTGGGCAGGAGGGAGTCGTGACGGGCGGCGTCGGACTGGGCGAAGGCCATCATGGCCTCCAGGCGATCCCGACGGCCCAGGAGGAGGAATACGGCCGTGCCTCTGGGGCGCGCCTCGGTATCCCCCTCCCCGGCGAGGAGGACGGCAGGGACATCCGGGCACTCGTCCATGAAGGCGAAGGCTGCGGGGAGGAGGTCCCTGGCGCTGGGCAGGGACTGGCGCACCTGGAGCCGACAGGGTGAACCCTCGGCCTCCAGGGTGCTCCGCATCCAGTCTTCCAGGACACCGGGGCCGCTTTCCGACAGAAAGGTGGGCAGCGGCCACTCCCCGTTGAGCCACTCCGTGACCCGGAGCAGGGCCTGGGTCCGGCCTGCGGTGAAGGCTCCCGGGTCCTCCGGGTCTTCGGGCAGGATGGAGTCGAAGGGGCCCCCCTCCTGGAGGGCCTCCCAGGCCTCATCCTGGGTCAGGTGTTCCAGGGCGATACCGATGCCCAGGACCTCCAAGGTGAAGCGCTCCCTTGCCTCCAGGGCCTCCGCATGGGCTTTGCGCTCCTGCTCCTCGGCCTCCCGGGCAGCGGCCCCGGCGCGCTGCTCACGGCCCCGGCGGGCCGAGCGCCACACCAGGAGCCCGCCCAGGAGCAAGGGTGGCCCCAGGCAGGAAGCCAGGCGGAGTGGCCAGGGCGCTTGGGTGAAGAGGTACCTGAAGCTTGCTGCGGCCCAGGCGATCGAGAGGACCGCGGCGCTCAGCCCCCTGGGCTTGGCCAGGCCCGGCCTGCGGATTGCTGTCTGCTCCCTGTCTTCAGGCATAGCCCACCCTGCTCTCCGGGTTCCTGGCTCCGGCTCGGACGGAGTTTTGGAGATCAAAAATGATTCAACAATAAGGGAGCGGAAAATTCAATGAATGGTTTCAGAGATCCCCCACCGCTCTCAGGGCCTCCGGGAGTACTTCGCAGAGGCTGGGGTGGGGGTAGATCTGACGGCGGGCCTCCTCCAGAGGGCGCCCCAGGAGGGCAGCCCCGGTGGCCACCAGCTCGGTGGCCTGGGGGCCAAGGAGGTGGACGCCCAGGATGAGGCCTGAGTCGCCATCGGCCACCACCTTGGCGAAGCCGTAGGGCTCTCCAGCGATGTGGGCCTTCAGGATGGGGAGGAAGGGGGCGCTGCCGCTGAGGACACGGTGGCCCCTGGTGCGGGCCGCCTCCTCGCTGAGCCCCACGCAGCCAGTCTCGGGGTCGGCATAGGCGCATCTGGGGATGCGGTCGTAGTCCAGGGGGAGGGGGCGGGTCCCCTGCCCCAGGCTCGCGGCGGCGGCCTCCGCCGCCAGGATCCCCTCAGCGGTGGCCACATGGGCCAGCATGGGGGTGTTCACCAGGTCGCCGATGGCATAGAGCCCGGGCTCATGGGTCTCCATGAGGGGCCCCACCTCCACAAAGCCCCGCAGGAGGCGGGCGGCGGTGTGTTCGAGTCCGAGGTCTCCGGAGGCGGGCACGCGCCCAACAGCCACCAGAAGCCGGGAGGCCTCCAGCTCTCCGCCTTTGGCGCCCTCCAGGGTGCAGAGCAGGCGATCCCCCTCGATCTGGCAGTGGATCATCCGGGTGGCGGTCCGGATGTCCATGCGGTGGCGGCGCACCAGGAGCTTGGCCAGCTCCTGGCCAATGGCGGCGTCCTCCTGGGGCAGGAGGCGATCCAGGGCCTCCACCAGGGTGACCCTGGAGCCCAGGCGGGCGAAGATGGAGGCGAACTCCACCCCGATGGCGCCGCCCCCCAGGATGGCCAGGTGCTCCGGCAGGGTCTTCAGGTCGAGGAGCTGGTCGCTCTGGAGGATCCGCTGCCCATCGGGTTCAAGACCTGGGAGGCAGCGCGGCTGGCTTCCGGTGGCCAGGATGGTGCGCCGGGGCGACAGGAGCTCTGCACCGAGGCGCACCCTGCCCTGCCCTTCCAGGCGTGCCTGACCCTCCAGGAGGGGAACTCCGGCTTGGCGGAGGAGCAGGGCGATGCCCTTGACACCGCGATCCACCAAGTGCTCCTTCCGGGCCACGATGGCCTCCAGGTCGGGGCGGACACTGCCTTCAGCCACCAGTCCGAAGGCCTTGAGCTCCCTGGCCTGTTCCAGGCGCCGGGCGGATTCGAGCCAAGTCTTGGTGGGGATGCAGCCCCGCTGGAGGCAGGTGCCCCCCAGTCCTCTGGGGTCCCGCTCCGCCAGGGCCACCTTCAGGCCCAGCACGGCCCCACGGAGGGCTGCGGCGTAACCGCCGGGGCCGGAACCGATGACCAGGAGATCGAGGGGGCTGTCCATGCCCCCAATGTAGGTGGGGTGGCTCCGCCTTCCAGCGCTACTTGGCTGGGAGTTCCTCGGCGGACTTGATGCGCACGGCGAAGTCGGGGACATCCTGCATGCCATGGCGCCAGACGGTCCTGACCTTCTCGATCCTGTCCACCGCATCCATGCCCTCCACCACCCGGCCGAAGACGCAGTAGCCGACGCCGGAGGGGGTGGCGGAGCGGAAATCCAAAGCGGGGTTGTCGGCGGTGTTGATATAGAACTGGGCGGTGGCGCTGTCGGGATCCTCGGTTCGGGCCATGGCCACGGTGCCGCGGGTGTTCTTCAGGCCCGCCTGGAAGGTCATCTGGGCTTCGTTCCGGATGGGGGCGTGGGTGGGCTTCTCCATCAGGCCGGCGCTGAAACCGCCGCCCTGGATCATGAAGCCGGGGATGACCCGGTGGAAGATGGTGCCGCTGTAGTGCCCTTCGCGGACATACCGCAGGAAGTTGGCAACGGTGGCGGGGGCGGCGCTGGGCTCCAGTTCAAGGACAATGGGGCCATAGCTGGTCTGGATCCTCACCAGGGGCTTGCTCAAGGGAGTGGCCGCACTTACCGCCGGGGGGGTAACGGGCTGGGCTCCCAGGGCCAGGGAGGAGAGTGCCAGGGCGCAGAGGAGTTTTCGCATAGGGGTCTCCCGGAGAGTCTCAGTGCTTCAGGCGCCAGAGGTCGAGCCCGATGACGAGGGCCATGAGCCCGGCCAGGAGGAAGAAGCCCACGGTGAGGATCCGCTCCTTGAGGGTCACGGAGAGATCCTTCCGGCGCAGGCGCTCGATGATGAGGATGAGCATGTGCCCGCCATCCAGGAAGGGGATGGGCAGGGCGTTGAAGATGGCCAGGTTCATGGAGATGAAGGCGGACATCATGAAGAAGCTCTCCCATCCGCTCTTGGCGGCCCGGCTCCCGGCCTTGATGATGGCGATGGGTCCGCCCACCTCCTTCACGCTGGCCTTTCCGCTGACCAGGCGCCCCAGGGACTGGAGGATCATCCCGCCCATGCGGGCGCTCTCGGAGAAGGCCAGGGGCACGGTCCGAAGGGGGTCCAGGGCCTGGAAGGGGCGGCGCACGGTGCTGAAGGCGGAGGGGGTGAACTGGATGCCCAGCTTGGCGGCGCCCGGCTCACCCCGGGGGGTGAGGTTGAGGCTGAGCGTGCGCCCCTCCCGGTCCACCTGCACGGGAATGGGTTGCCCGCCGTGGCCCTGGATCAGGGTGATGGCCTCCTGGCTGGTGGCGCCGGGGAAGCGGAGGGGTCCCAGAGCCTGGATCTGGTCTCCGGCCCGCAACCCGCCCTGTTCAGCCGGTGCACCCTTGATGACTTCCTCCACTTGGAGGGGGCTTGGCAGGGCCTTCATCTCGGTGATGCGAATCTGGCTCATGCCCACGCAGTAGAGCAGGACCACGGTGCCCAGGATGTTGGCGATGATGCCGCCAGCATAGAAGAGGAAGCGCTTCCCGGCGGGCTGCTTGAGGAAGCCGTGGGGGTCCTCGGCGTCGGGGTCCTCGGGGTTGTAGCCCGAGAGCTTGACGTAGCCGCCCAGGGGCAGGAGGGAGAGGCGCACATCGGTCTCGGCCCACTTGAAGCCCACCAAGCGGGGGCCGAAGCCGAGGGAGAAGGTCTCCACCGGCATCCCCATGCGCTTGGCGGCCAGGAAGTGCCCCAGTTCATGGATGAAGATGAGGCCGCAGATGAGGACGATGGGGCCGATCACCCCCACTCCGGGTATGGCCAGGGCCAGTCCGAGGAAGGGGAGGGAGCATGCCAGGGCTGGAAACCGCTTCATGAATATCCTTCAGTGGCCGTGTCGTGCGATCCAGGCTTCGGCGTGGGTCCGGGCCTGCTGGTCTGTTTCAAGGAGTTGCGCCAAGGAAACCACAGGTTCCGCGGGCAGGGCATCGAGGATGGCGTGGTTGCAGGTGGCGATGCCCCAGAAGCTGAGCTTGCCCGCCAGGAAGGCGGCCACGGCCACCTCGTTGGCGGCATTGAGGATGGTGGGAGCGGTGCCCCCCTCCCGCAGGGCGGCGTAGGCCAGGGCCAGGCAGGGGAAGCGCGCCAGATCCGGCTCGGCGAAGGTCCAGACCCGGGCCTGCTCCCAGTCATAGGGGGCCACGGGGCCGGGCACCCGATCCGGGTAGAGCAGGGCGTACTGGATGGGGAGCTTCATGTCGTTGGCGCAGACCTGGAGCTGGTAGCTGCCGTCGGTGAAGCCTGCCATGGCGTGGACCTGGCTCTGGGGGTGGACCGTGACCTGGATCTTGTCGGGCCCCAGGCCGAAGAGGACGGCGGCTTCGATGACCTCCAGGCCCTTGTTCATGAGGGTGGCGGAGTCGATGGTGATCTTGGGGCCCATCTTCCAGGTGGGGTGGTTGAGGGCTTCTTCCACCGTGGCCTGGCGCAGGCGCTCCAAGGGCCAGTCGCGGAAGGGGCCGCCGCTGGCGGTGATGCGGAGCTCCCGGACGGTCTCCCGGGGTCTTCCGGCCAGGAGCTGGTGCAGGGCGGCATGCTCGGAGTCCACGGGCAGGAGCTCGCCGCCTCCTTCAGCCAGGGCCTTGAGCATCAGACT
The sequence above is drawn from the uncultured Holophaga sp. genome and encodes:
- a CDS encoding peptidylprolyl isomerase — translated: MRKLLCALALSSLALGAQPVTPPAVSAATPLSKPLVRIQTSYGPIVLELEPSAAPATVANFLRYVREGHYSGTIFHRVIPGFMIQGGGFSAGLMEKPTHAPIRNEAQMTFQAGLKNTRGTVAMARTEDPDSATAQFYINTADNPALDFRSATPSGVGYCVFGRVVEGMDAVDRIEKVRTVWRHGMQDVPDFAVRIKSAEELPAK
- a CDS encoding PAAR domain-containing protein — translated: MSRDFIRLGDPTSHGGKVLAASGRMTVGGIPVALMGDPCSCPIKGHSGCTVAEGDPTLTLDGVPVALVGHKTTCGAQLLSAAPGLCQA
- a CDS encoding PilZ domain-containing protein, which produces MALFSFGKEKRDGESTETVLAYLEDAQRVRAQVTVLDARKKSVQALIQGVNDSESTATLQLLGPLPGLEKGAKVELVFQADSLRIGGATKILELRAPTLVVELPETLQLMERRRTPRARLNPKEGATLTALTSLFEGVGFTGLLENISEGGCRVRVEKAMNIKDQKPLPQSEALFPVGHAFMLLKLNKVPKCTQVMEMAGKVAYLESGAGGLLVGLAFEKPRADLAAMIRNLVGSRTTTPPSTLPSKARRKQENGIERLGSEGPSAPSSRPVETARPFPPAPPPAPAEAQVEGSPAAPPEPQPEAPPRNLALIRLKKRSRAVVAQVSDPGHAEGLKGFLEAQGFGRVLMAPGLGELRELLRQPNLGVLLLDCELSFMDLLEEVRSLMDEFHNLPPIILAAEEVSRGTVLAAHRVGVSQLLVKPYALDEAFNSTLEDLLE
- the hflX gene encoding GTPase HflX; the encoded protein is MSDIPIRCYLLAHLGPQDRERDVEDHLAELAELARACGMEAVGQQVLKRSQLEARTFFGKGQLEGAAAQARRQGATMLICDDELSGSQVRNIEKATGMECLDRTGLILTIFELRAQTREAKAQVELARFEYELPRLKGAWTHLERQGGGVGLRGGPGETQIEVDRRMTRLRISQLKKELAHLEKVRGTQRQGRTPGVPRVCLVGYTNAGKTSILKTLTGEGEPQDMLFATLDTTTRKAWLGDDPETGLPRHVLVSDTVGFIRKLPHQLVAAFRSTLGEVRTADALLVVADAAHPELEDHLKVVDTTLEEIGCGEIPRLLVLNQIDRLTRPQRLDLKRLHPGAAMTCALSRDGLDDLRGWLMELIPGPPKPRVLEAWELS
- a CDS encoding DUF2875 family protein, translating into MPEDREQTAIRRPGLAKPRGLSAAVLSIAWAAASFRYLFTQAPWPLRLASCLGPPLLLGGLLVWRSARRGREQRAGAAAREAEEQERKAHAEALEARERFTLEVLGIGIALEHLTQDEAWEALQEGGPFDSILPEDPEDPGAFTAGRTQALLRVTEWLNGEWPLPTFLSESGPGVLEDWMRSTLEAEGSPCRLQVRQSLPSARDLLPAAFAFMDECPDVPAVLLAGEGDTEARPRGTAVFLLLGRRDRLEAMMAFAQSDAARHDSLLPTWEREPILKRGTSYRPTERLPEPWSLPLLERFFALPVQALLHRPQQIPLPEKGDAARAKALAQGWRALCTRAQDPEIGPLLHGAGHPDHHTAIPYLRALTECGVDRDLVQGTYDLQRRIGDTGPVTGLLGNALAGLAVASGEVAAWADLVDPDQALLLLARPPEEPPA
- the creC gene encoding two-component system sensor histidine kinase CreC translates to MKLGVRVFLGFFLIVAMAAYAVLAIFVQEVKPGVRQGMEVALVDTANLLAELVAPDFQAGAPRPAALAEAFARYQERQPRARIWGLPKSRADFRIYVTDRSGRLLYDTDGDVPGADYSRWNDVHLTLQGQYGARSTRRSPSDPSSSTMYVAAPIRLEGELVGVLSVGTATASLVPFAERSERTVYRAGLLLMGAALLLGVGLTLWLTRSLARLQAYARQVSEGRRSPLPRLSGELADLGRALETMREKLEGRHYVERYVQALTHELKSPLAGIHGAVELLEEQPPEPERSRFLGHIREQDERLQRLVGKMLELASLESRQALERSERVSLLSVVSSVLRAQEERMARGGIGIDLELPREAWTEGDPLLLELALANLLDNALDFSPPGSRLHLRLEPAGQGHLLVLRDEGPGLPDYALPRVFELFYSLPRPGSGRKSTGLGLQLVREVALLHGGGVQLANRPEGGAEARLWLHTDFT
- a CDS encoding FAD-dependent oxidoreductase; this translates as MDSPLDLLVIGSGPGGYAAALRGAVLGLKVALAERDPRGLGGTCLQRGCIPTKTWLESARRLEQARELKAFGLVAEGSVRPDLEAIVARKEHLVDRGVKGIALLLRQAGVPLLEGQARLEGQGRVRLGAELLSPRRTILATGSQPRCLPGLEPDGQRILQSDQLLDLKTLPEHLAILGGGAIGVEFASIFARLGSRVTLVEALDRLLPQEDAAIGQELAKLLVRRHRMDIRTATRMIHCQIEGDRLLCTLEGAKGGELEASRLLVAVGRVPASGDLGLEHTAARLLRGFVEVGPLMETHEPGLYAIGDLVNTPMLAHVATAEGILAAEAAAASLGQGTRPLPLDYDRIPRCAYADPETGCVGLSEEAARTRGHRVLSGSAPFLPILKAHIAGEPYGFAKVVADGDSGLILGVHLLGPQATELVATGAALLGRPLEEARRQIYPHPSLCEVLPEALRAVGDL
- the creD gene encoding cell envelope integrity protein CreD; amino-acid sequence: MKRPLFWKSLTVIGLTLLLLLPLWAIQGLVSARSSRQAEVERNLAETSADRQRLVGPLLALDYTATETRWVPGEQNQKGHWEEELVSRTLLLAPRRSGLMGKVGVEERYRGLYKARVFRLEGAFEGQLEVPAAPPLPAGLRSPHWGPVRVLLGVSDLRGVQGHPELRWEGGASPFRLVKPSRELGRGLEAELGDFAVLAGRRLSYRIPDFRLLGTQVLALAPVAEDNELSLESPWASPSFGGRFLPDSREVTGKGFRAHWQVAGLARDLGAILGEGPGQEAEVLSVGFVEPVNIYLQAERATKYGFLFVALVFAAFFCFELLKRLPIHPMQYLLVGLSLALFFLLLLSLSEHVPFRTAYGLAALASILLLVFYLAGVLGGWLRALGFGGILVLLYGVLYALLVSEDNALLMGSVLLFAVLGGIMAATRSLDWYGAGAPLERG
- a CDS encoding M50 family metallopeptidase; its protein translation is MKRFPALACSLPFLGLALAIPGVGVIGPIVLICGLIFIHELGHFLAAKRMGMPVETFSLGFGPRLVGFKWAETDVRLSLLPLGGYVKLSGYNPEDPDAEDPHGFLKQPAGKRFLFYAGGIIANILGTVVLLYCVGMSQIRITEMKALPSPLQVEEVIKGAPAEQGGLRAGDQIQALGPLRFPGATSQEAITLIQGHGGQPIPVQVDREGRTLSLNLTPRGEPGAAKLGIQFTPSAFSTVRRPFQALDPLRTVPLAFSESARMGGMILQSLGRLVSGKASVKEVGGPIAIIKAGSRAAKSGWESFFMMSAFISMNLAIFNALPIPFLDGGHMLILIIERLRRKDLSVTLKERILTVGFFLLAGLMALVIGLDLWRLKH
- the dxr gene encoding 1-deoxy-D-xylulose-5-phosphate reductoisomerase, with the translated sequence MRRLAILGSTGSIGTSTLEVAAAHPERLQVVALAAGRNRELVLRQCEQWRPACVSVAEEADALWLADQLSYRPELHFGAEGLMACALHQGADTVVAAIVGAAGLASTEAALRAGRRVCLANKESLVVGGSLMLKALAEGGGELLPVDSEHAALHQLLAGRPRETVRELRITASGGPFRDWPLERLRQATVEEALNHPTWKMGPKITIDSATLMNKGLEVIEAAVLFGLGPDKIQVTVHPQSQVHAMAGFTDGSYQLQVCANDMKLPIQYALLYPDRVPGPVAPYDWEQARVWTFAEPDLARFPCLALAYAALREGGTAPTILNAANEVAVAAFLAGKLSFWGIATCNHAILDALPAEPVVSLAQLLETDQQARTHAEAWIARHGH